The sequence TGCCGCAGGAGAGTCGCTACACGCGTTACAATCTCCACTATATTTCACAAAAAGGCAACAACGTGGCCAGCTATGCCAACTTTACCGACTACGAGGGACACGACTTCCTGCCTTACAACACCAAGGTGGAGGTCAAGAAGTGGAAGCGCGGATACGAGATCACGGCGGTGGACAGCGGTATGGTTATTCTGTTCGATTACAGCAGTAAGAACATGGATGGCATGATCGGCAGCGACTACCTCGATCTGATTCTGTCTGCGAGTCCGGTCAGCTACAGCGACTTGACGCCGGAGGACGAGCAGGGAATCCGGCAAGGCAAGCCCATCGTAGGCATGACCAAGCAAGGCATCATGATTGCCTTGGGGTATCCCGCCAAGCACCGCACACCGTCGCTGGATGACAATACATGGGCTTACTGGAGGGGTCGGATTGGTGAGCCAAAGTTGGTGAACTTCGATGGCAGTGGCAAAGTTGTTTCCATCACAAATTAGGACCGTTGCAGCCGGCGCTCCTGTGGCGTGGGCCCTTTGTCTCGCCATTCTGATGGCGGCGGCGGACGGTCCCCGCTCGTACGCCGGTCAAGAGCAGACCGATTCGGCGCAGCAGCCGCCTTTGCTGCGGCTGCTGCGCGAGTCGCGAGCCCCCTACCACACCGTGGCCGTCCAATTCACGCAGACCAAGCGTCTCACGATTCTGGATGTCACGCTCAAATCGGAAGGCATGATCTTCTTCCGCCGGCCGGGACTCATCCGCTATGAGATCATCTCTCCCGTCCGATCGCTTCTGCTTCACGACACCAAGAAGGCGCAGTGCTACGCCTTCACCGAGGGGCGGTGGGAACTGCTTCGGAGCCCCGGCGCCACGGCTGTGGGCCGCGTTCTCCGACAGATCGGCCATTGGATCCAGGGCGATTTCGACACCGACCAGAAGATGTTCCTTCTGACCGTCTTGCCGTGGGACCAAGGGGCGGGCTGTATTCGACTGACGCCTCGCAGCGAGGGTCTGGCCGAGTACATTCAGGGCGTCAGCATCTATGTGGATGAGGGGCCCGACTATCAGGTCAGGCGGGTGGTTATCCACGAGTCGGATGTGGATACGACGGAACTGCTCTTCGGCCGGGAGCGACGGAACAAGCCGATTCCGGAGCAAACGTTCGTTTCGCCGGATGCTTCCGAGGCCTGCGTGGATTTCTTTCGCCAGACACAACAAGACGACCCGAACGACGTCGAGACACCTCCATCTTGAAACGCTTGATCTGCTCCATTTTGCTGCTTGGACTGATGGTCCTGGGGTGCGCTTCGCCTTTGTCGCTGGGCCCGGCGGTCGAGGATCCGGCCCGAAAGGCGTCTCTGCTGCAGCGCTGCCGCCCTCCCGATGTCTCTCAGGCGGTGTTTCGGACGGTGGTTCGTTGGCCGGGCAGGGAGTTGCCTCTGACCGAGATTGTGAAACCCCAGCCGGATGCGGGGTACTCCATCGTCGGCGTCTCGGATGTCGGAAGCACGCTGTACGCCGTTCGGGTCAGCCCCGACGGCCAAGGCGAAGTCATCAGTAAGACCCTGCCGTTCTCGGATCGCTGGCTGCTCGACGGCTTCGTAGCGGAATTGCTCGTCCCATGGGTTTGCCCGGACGCGGCTAGCGAATTGCACGAACTACCCGACGGAACCACCGCTCTGGTGCGGAAGGAAGGCCGGCTGCAACGGGTGTATCTGTTCGATGCGTCGGGGCAGTGGATCGGGTTCGAGCGCCGCTCGGCCGGTCGATTGCGTTGCCGGGTGTCCCTGGAGTGGGGCGAGCAGGCCCTGCCCATGACAATGCGTGTGGAGAACCCACAGAAGCATTACCAGGCCGTTCGAGAGAACGTCTCAGGCGAATGATCCACCGCATCCTGGGATCGCACGTCCAATCAGTCGCGGCCGTCCGATGTATCCTCGGCGGCGATTTCCTGCGATAGCGACGCAGCGCGAATGCGGCCTGCCACATGCCCGGCGGCGACGCTGCCGAGATAGACCGGGTAGTAGGCAGCGGTGAATACATACTCCCCCAGATTGCCCCCGAGGTAGGTCCCGTAGGCCGGATACAGTAGATGATACGCTTGCTTCTGCTGTGCGACCGACTCATAGGTCTCCACATAGCTGAGGGCCGTGGAGGAGGCCACAGCCTCGTGGTACAGGTTCACAAACGGCACCATATAAAGGAATGCGTAGAGCCCCTTGTTCTTGCGGCGGGCAAAGTCCTGGGCATGGCCCGCCTCGTGCAACGCAATCGGCGCCAGGTCGGAATACAGGTTGATGGTGTTGGAGTACGGGTTGTAGTTGTCGCCGCCGAAGAACCGGCCCGGCAGCGCCGTGTATTGCAGCCACGCCAAAAAGCCCAGCGGATACCGCCAGATCGGACCGATGTTGTCGTTGGCAAACGTTCGCCGCCACTCATCGGCGACCGAATAGGCGTTGACGCGAATCATCGTATCGCCGAGATCGTGCCTCTGGCAAAACACGATAGCGGCCTGGATCGTTTCCTCGGAGATCTGGTGACTGTCGACTTTGCCGTTCCAGAGCAGCAGCTTGCCCAGAAGGCTGCCCGGCCAGTACCAGTCGCTGGCATCGAGGACCCGGCTGGGGCGACCCCTGGCAACCTGGGGGTGATTCTCGGCTTGGGGATAGCGACCGGGGTAGTCCGTCACGGAGGTGGGCTCATAGGGGACAGTCGCGCAGCCCGCTGCGGTGAGGATCAGTCCAATGATCGCCGCCTTGCAGAGGCTCGTCTTCATACGTGAAAACCTGCACAATCTGAGGTCCACAGGTCGTATCGCGTTCGATATCATGGCGTCTCCTTTCAGCCGGCGGACTCCGCGCACTCAATTGTCCCAATCGGAATGCATTATGACTGCACAGCCGGAACACGACAAGAGAAAGCTGGGGTGCGTCCGCAGTGATTCTCGCGCATGCCCCAGCCGCCGCGGATTCGTAGAAAGGGGTTGACAATCGGCTGTTTTCTGCTAAGAGAGCGGTGATTTGACAAACGGCGCGATACGACATGGAGACAAGAATGCCAGTTGCAGTCGGCGGACACAACGGACCTCTGAAGGAGATGACGCGACCATGACTCGGGATGTCGCCCTGATTACAGGCGCATCGAGGGGGATCGGCGCCGCCGTCGCGATTCGTCTGGCCCAGGACGGATACGATATCTGGCTGAACTATCGCAGCAATCACGAGGCCGCCCAGGAGGTGGCCCGTCAGATCGCCGACCTGCAGCGACGGTGTGTCCTGTTGCCGTTCGACGTGTCCGACGACGCAGCCGCTGCCGAGGCCCTGGGGCCTCTCCTCAAGGAGCAGACCCCTTACATTCTGGTCAACAACGCGGGCATCAATCGCGACGGTCTGCTGTTCTGGATGTCTCGGAAAGACTGGAAAGACGTGCTCGACGCCAGCCTGGACGGGTTCTACCATGTGACCAGCCGGGTGGTCGGCCTGATGATGCAGAAGAAGCGCGGACGCATCGTCAACATCGTATCGACGTCAGGACAGACCGGGATGCCCGGACAGGTGAACTATTCGGCCGCCAAAGCGGGCCTGATCGGCGCCACCAAGGCCCTGGCCAAAGAGGTCGCACGGAGCGGGGTCCTGGTCAACGCGGTGTCTCCGGGGTTCATCGAAACGGACATGACCAAGGACCTGCCCAAGGCAGATCTGCTCAAGATGGTCCCCCTTCGGCGTTTCGGTACGGCGGCCGAAGTGGCGGGCGCCGTGGCCTTCTTGTGTTCCGACGACGCGGCCTATGTCACAGGCCACGTTCTCAACGTCAACGGTGGGATCCACGTGTGACCATGGGGCCCTGCCATTCCCAATGCCTCAACAGGCCTCCGAGGGCGAGGTGCAAATGAATCGAGTCGCCATTACCGGCATCGGCATCGTCTCGTGTCTGGGTTCGGACCGCCAGACCGTCGCTCAGCGGCTGTACGAGGGTCGGTCCGCCGTCCGGGTGGACCCGGAGAGGGTGGCGCTGGGGTTTCGCAGCCCACTGATGACTCAGGTCGCCGGCTTCGAGCCGTCGCGATACCTGAACCGCAAAGCGCGAAAGACGATGACGGATTTCGCCATGCAGGCGTATGCGGCGGCGCGCGACGCGCTGGAAGACGCCGCTCTGGCCGTCGAGGACGTCGGCAACGATCGTACGGGCCTGGTGTTCGGATGCGACTCGAGTTGCCTGGCCGCGATCGAGCAGGCCGCCCTGGTCAAACAGCACAAGACGACGAGCGTCATCGGCAGCGGACACGTATTCTGCTCGATGACCTCCAACACCACGATGAACCTGAGCACCCTGTTCAAGACGCGGGGGGCCTGCTGGACCATCAGCGCCGCCTGCAGCAGCGGCGGCCACGCCATCGGTCAGGCGGCGGACTTGATCCGGCTCGGACGACAGGATCGCGTCATCTGCGGTGGAGCGCAGGAGGTCAACTGGGAATCCATGTGCAGTTTCGACGCCCTCGACGCCTTCTCCGTGCGAACGGAGACCCCGGAGACGGCCTGCCGGCCTTTCGACGCAAATCGAGACGGCCTGGTGCCCAGTGGCGGCGCCGCGGCCCTCGTGCTGGAACGGTACGACCTGGCCGAACAGCGCGGCGCTGTCGTGCTGGGCGAGGTGCTCGGCTATGGCTTCTCCTCCGACGGGGCCAACATCTCGGCGCCCAGCGAGGACGGCTTGCTGCGCGCGATGCAGGGCGCCGTTCGCGAGGCCGACGTTCCGCTGGAAGCGGTGGACTATGTATGCGCTCACGCGACGGGCACGCCCGTCGGCGACGACGTGGAGGCCCAGGGGATCTATCGGCTCTTTGGCGACCGTCACGCCCCCGCCGTGGCCTCCCTGAAGGGGATGGTCGGCCATGAGTTGTGGATGGCCGGCGCCGCTCAGGTGGTG comes from Anaerobaca lacustris and encodes:
- a CDS encoding beta-ketoacyl-[acyl-carrier-protein] synthase family protein; its protein translation is MNRVAITGIGIVSCLGSDRQTVAQRLYEGRSAVRVDPERVALGFRSPLMTQVAGFEPSRYLNRKARKTMTDFAMQAYAAARDALEDAALAVEDVGNDRTGLVFGCDSSCLAAIEQAALVKQHKTTSVIGSGHVFCSMTSNTTMNLSTLFKTRGACWTISAACSSGGHAIGQAADLIRLGRQDRVICGGAQEVNWESMCSFDALDAFSVRTETPETACRPFDANRDGLVPSGGAAALVLERYDLAEQRGAVVLGEVLGYGFSSDGANISAPSEDGLLRAMQGAVREADVPLEAVDYVCAHATGTPVGDDVEAQGIYRLFGDRHAPAVASLKGMVGHELWMAGAAQVVYCLLMARHGFTAASANFEVPDENSKRLRILTERQESPPRMVLCNSAGFGGTNCCLALRMGP
- a CDS encoding LolA family protein is translated as MAVAKLFPSQIRTVAAGAPVAWALCLAILMAAADGPRSYAGQEQTDSAQQPPLLRLLRESRAPYHTVAVQFTQTKRLTILDVTLKSEGMIFFRRPGLIRYEIISPVRSLLLHDTKKAQCYAFTEGRWELLRSPGATAVGRVLRQIGHWIQGDFDTDQKMFLLTVLPWDQGAGCIRLTPRSEGLAEYIQGVSIYVDEGPDYQVRRVVIHESDVDTTELLFGRERRNKPIPEQTFVSPDASEACVDFFRQTQQDDPNDVETPPS
- the fabG gene encoding 3-oxoacyl-ACP reductase FabG, translated to MTRDVALITGASRGIGAAVAIRLAQDGYDIWLNYRSNHEAAQEVARQIADLQRRCVLLPFDVSDDAAAAEALGPLLKEQTPYILVNNAGINRDGLLFWMSRKDWKDVLDASLDGFYHVTSRVVGLMMQKKRGRIVNIVSTSGQTGMPGQVNYSAAKAGLIGATKALAKEVARSGVLVNAVSPGFIETDMTKDLPKADLLKMVPLRRFGTAAEVAGAVAFLCSDDAAYVTGHVLNVNGGIHV